From a single Bacteroidia bacterium genomic region:
- a CDS encoding outer membrane beta-barrel protein, producing the protein MTTYLFGQESRPVGFGLEIQPRVVSEIFTNSNLGKSSSLLGGAVSGNIFFDITPNYTLKTGLGLNIQRIDHKDYTFILPCDIGTQGVDSTNSWGQIQETITYMSIPISNRIAFSQNDNRFYLQIGAEALIRINNSGTFSLYECGTKTDVDISSSYSLSPALVTGNLGIGYEATLAGSGKIYVEPNVAYSFNTIFQKMSTDELINHSRLINIGIAAGIRFR; encoded by the coding sequence ATGACTACATATCTATTTGGTCAGGAGTCGCGCCCAGTCGGTTTTGGACTGGAAATACAGCCCAGAGTTGTATCAGAAATTTTTACAAATAGCAATCTGGGGAAATCTTCTTCATTGTTGGGAGGCGCTGTCTCGGGAAATATTTTTTTCGACATCACGCCCAATTACACGCTAAAAACAGGATTGGGACTCAACATTCAGCGAATTGATCACAAGGACTACACCTTTATTCTGCCTTGTGATATTGGCACACAGGGAGTTGATTCTACAAACTCCTGGGGCCAGATTCAAGAAACGATTACCTATATGAGTATTCCGATCTCCAACCGCATTGCTTTTTCCCAAAATGACAACCGGTTTTATCTTCAGATAGGTGCAGAGGCATTGATCAGAATAAATAATTCGGGCACATTCAGCCTTTATGAGTGTGGCACGAAAACAGATGTTGATATCAGTTCATCCTACAGCCTTTCCCCGGCACTTGTAACCGGAAACCTTGGCATTGGCTATGAGGCTACACTTGCGGGCTCAGGGAAAATTTATGTCGAACCCAATGTGGCCTATTCATTTAATACGATTTTTCAGAAAATGTCTACAGATGAGCTTATCAACCATAGCAGATTAATAAATATCGGTATAGCCGCAGGTATTCGTTTTCGGTAG
- a CDS encoding DoxX family protein gives MNIASWIVQGLLALAFAAAGFTKTFTPLDQLATQMPWVSDVGSWVPRLAGIAELLGAIGLIVPSLTRIQPKMTVYAAYGLIAVMVLAAGLHISRGEYETVPANIVLGALTGFVAWVRTSKAPIAAKS, from the coding sequence ATGAACATTGCATCATGGATTGTACAAGGCCTTTTGGCATTGGCTTTTGCCGCCGCAGGGTTTACCAAAACTTTCACTCCGCTTGACCAGTTGGCGACCCAGATGCCCTGGGTGTCAGATGTCGGGTCGTGGGTACCCCGCCTTGCGGGCATTGCCGAACTGCTTGGCGCCATAGGTCTGATTGTGCCTTCGCTTACACGCATCCAGCCCAAAATGACGGTGTATGCCGCATACGGACTGATCGCTGTCATGGTATTGGCTGCTGGACTACATATTTCCAGAGGAGAATATGAAACCGTCCCGGCCAATATTGTTCTCGGTGCGCTGACCGGATTTGTTGCATGGGTGCGCACTTCCAAAGCGCCGATTGCTGCGAAGAGTTGA
- a CDS encoding LytTR family DNA-binding domain-containing protein, whose protein sequence is MKIRCIIVDDEPLACEGLARHVAVVDYLELIGIVQNPVELDQLMETEKPDLIFLDIEMPFMTGIDFLNLRSSLPPVILTTAYPHYALEAFQFDVVDYLLKPITFNRFFKAVKKARELYLLKKQKNIAESVQSEPDYFFIKCDGKYEKINTAEILFIQSLQNYVMIHTENGKYMTLMPLKALEENLDHDQFIRVHKSFIVSVSRINSFDNSEITIGEEHIPISRSNKDWVHEKLLSNKRFSK, encoded by the coding sequence GTGAAAATAAGGTGCATAATCGTAGATGACGAGCCGCTGGCATGTGAGGGACTGGCCCGTCATGTGGCGGTAGTCGATTACCTCGAACTGATAGGAATTGTTCAGAACCCGGTAGAACTTGATCAACTCATGGAGACGGAAAAGCCTGATCTTATTTTTCTGGATATTGAAATGCCCTTTATGACCGGTATTGATTTTCTTAATCTCAGGTCGTCTCTCCCCCCGGTTATTCTTACCACAGCTTATCCTCATTACGCCCTGGAAGCCTTTCAGTTTGATGTGGTAGATTACCTGCTGAAACCCATTACTTTCAACCGGTTTTTCAAGGCGGTAAAAAAAGCGAGGGAATTGTACCTGCTTAAAAAGCAGAAAAATATTGCTGAGTCGGTTCAGTCTGAGCCAGATTACTTTTTTATCAAATGTGACGGCAAATATGAGAAGATAAACACCGCAGAAATCCTGTTTATCCAGTCGCTGCAAAACTATGTGATGATCCACACGGAAAATGGAAAATATATGACGCTGATGCCACTCAAGGCTTTAGAAGAAAACCTGGATCACGATCAGTTTATTCGCGTGCATAAGTCCTTCATTGTTTCCGTATCGAGGATTAATAGTTTTGATAATTCTGAAATAACAATCGGGGAGGAACATATTCCCATAAGCCGGTCAAACAAAGACTGGGTTCATGAAAAGCTGTTGTCAAACAAGCGATTCTCCAAATAA
- a CDS encoding histidine kinase, with product MIAWLYKYKIYHIPFWICYHLTWLVINTDSLENSWAYLFGGELPVKFIGYIIFQAMGAYFNLYYLIPKFLSRGKFGVYILLLLLTIFACSALIASGYYLNAYLSDKTFAQLFGREPSDFMFFFSRAALPSTSASMTLAMSVKLAKNWIHTEREKITLQKENLESELKYLKSQINPHFLFNTINSIYVLIHKNPDLAAEALASFSDMLRYQLYECNDPFIPLRKELDFIEGFIELESLRLREDQTELTFDINQQVDQAVMIAPFIILPFVENAFKHVSKAKGKANFIRMQLALCEAETIYLEIENSRGSGRSEISPGIGLSNVKRRLELLYANKHELIIAENPEVFTVKLKLELA from the coding sequence ATGATCGCCTGGTTATACAAATACAAGATTTACCATATCCCGTTCTGGATCTGTTACCACCTCACCTGGCTGGTAATCAATACGGATAGTCTGGAAAATTCATGGGCCTATCTTTTTGGCGGAGAACTGCCTGTAAAATTTATCGGGTATATTATTTTTCAGGCTATGGGCGCCTATTTTAATCTGTATTATCTTATCCCGAAGTTTCTTTCCAGGGGAAAGTTTGGCGTTTATATCCTGCTGCTTTTACTGACCATTTTCGCCTGCTCAGCCCTCATAGCCTCAGGTTATTATTTAAACGCATACCTTTCGGATAAGACATTTGCCCAGCTTTTCGGAAGAGAGCCTTCAGACTTTATGTTTTTCTTCTCAAGGGCAGCCCTGCCTTCGACTTCGGCAAGCATGACGCTGGCCATGAGCGTAAAACTGGCCAAAAACTGGATTCATACCGAGCGGGAAAAAATCACCCTTCAAAAGGAAAATCTTGAATCAGAACTGAAATACCTGAAATCACAGATCAACCCGCATTTTTTGTTTAATACCATCAATTCTATTTATGTACTGATCCACAAAAATCCTGATCTTGCCGCTGAGGCACTGGCTTCATTTTCTGATATGTTGCGATACCAGCTGTATGAGTGCAATGACCCGTTTATTCCCCTTAGAAAGGAGCTTGATTTTATTGAGGGTTTTATCGAACTGGAAAGTCTCAGGCTGCGTGAAGATCAGACCGAACTGACCTTTGATATCAATCAACAGGTGGATCAGGCGGTAATGATTGCCCCTTTTATAATCCTTCCTTTTGTAGAAAATGCATTCAAACATGTCTCTAAAGCAAAAGGTAAAGCTAACTTCATACGGATGCAGCTTGCCTTATGTGAAGCAGAGACTATTTATCTGGAAATTGAAAACAGCAGAGGATCAGGCAGATCTGAAATATCTCCGGGCATCGGACTGTCCAATGTAAAACGAAGGCTGGAACTGCTATATGCCAATAAACATGAACTGATTATTGCTGAAAATCCTGAAGTATTTACTGTTAAACTGAAACTGGAGCTGGCGTGA
- a CDS encoding outer membrane beta-barrel protein, whose product MNKSLLSAFITLISLPGFAQISGVVADDLQQGIPFANVLLYQSADSSFLTGVNTNETGHFTIHHRSPGNYYIQISRIGYKTSNCLPVNLSENGQADLETITLESEAATLDEVVISARKDIIQQTPLGKVVNVQSSLLTKGSNALQLLERLPGVITDKSNNEFSLNGQKGVTVLINGRRVMMSQSEIMALLENTLADNIEKVELITSPSSRYDADGGAGIINIIMLQNTAQKSRFGFTTMAGYGFREKASVSINYQRNWNKFSLTGTYGYLRDVRRSGFAGFGTSSKPAILGGNSTADFSTFSRAFQNGHNLNLAAEYRPAAGVTLGTDWILSFAQNHNLSNNNVAWDTEEFGYLAMKGLSDGESRRANLIGSIFLDKNWKGNRISLDLSTLGYFNDNPANIDSDYFDENGEPLLPPSEIFTTGNRGKSLSDIHVGVAKIDYERSFGSSVKGEFGGKISFSDNKNDSNIESLINGKWQTDTRSQSLILSKEKIMAAYSQFRFNLGQKNSLHAGLRYEFWRRDINTEKEPFRISGLFPTVLFTRGLKEGQSFNMGYSRRITRPLYTDLISNLFYNDPTFVFSGNPSLKPTLTDQIKLDYNIPGLSSSLIFQYDKNPILRYQITTNKEQNIGISSPQNLDYSKSITLFLNAPLQITHWWKMSVSSTSSLRNYQISYTPVVAAKTYLFQSFNVSQNFTVPGDIELELSGWRNLRSYDGSNRIAGFGVVNLGLAKKLKNDKGTIALNLPDLFRTFKVHTYIGGMTNLIFDIKSESDWRDETALYQVFRLSYSRSFGGKVTQQKRTREEELRRVNN is encoded by the coding sequence ATGAACAAGTCTCTGTTATCAGCCTTTATCACTTTGATAAGTCTTCCCGGTTTTGCCCAGATAAGCGGCGTCGTTGCCGATGATCTGCAACAGGGTATCCCGTTTGCCAATGTGCTATTGTATCAATCTGCAGACAGCAGTTTCCTCACCGGTGTGAATACCAATGAAACCGGACATTTCACGATCCATCACAGGTCTCCTGGAAATTATTACATCCAGATCAGCAGGATTGGATACAAAACCAGTAATTGTTTACCTGTAAATCTTAGTGAAAATGGTCAGGCAGATCTGGAAACGATTACCCTGGAAAGTGAGGCCGCCACATTGGATGAAGTCGTAATTTCTGCCAGAAAAGACATTATCCAGCAGACGCCTCTGGGAAAAGTAGTCAATGTACAAAGCAGCCTTCTCACCAAAGGAAGCAATGCCTTACAGTTACTGGAGCGGCTACCCGGCGTTATTACAGATAAAAGTAATAATGAATTCAGCCTTAACGGGCAGAAGGGAGTTACGGTACTGATAAATGGCCGAAGGGTAATGATGAGCCAGTCCGAAATCATGGCGCTGCTGGAAAACACGCTGGCAGATAATATCGAAAAAGTGGAGTTGATCACCTCTCCCTCTTCCCGCTATGATGCGGATGGCGGTGCCGGTATCATCAATATCATCATGTTGCAAAACACCGCTCAGAAAAGTCGGTTTGGCTTTACCACTATGGCCGGATACGGCTTCAGGGAGAAGGCTTCTGTTTCAATAAATTACCAGAGAAACTGGAACAAATTCAGCTTAACCGGCACCTACGGGTATCTGAGAGACGTGCGGCGATCCGGTTTTGCTGGTTTTGGCACCTCCTCCAAACCGGCAATTCTCGGTGGCAACAGTACGGCTGATTTTTCCACTTTCAGTCGTGCATTTCAAAACGGGCATAATCTGAATCTGGCTGCAGAATACAGGCCGGCAGCCGGTGTTACTTTAGGTACAGACTGGATTTTGTCCTTCGCCCAAAACCACAATTTATCCAACAATAACGTAGCCTGGGATACCGAAGAATTTGGTTATCTGGCCATGAAAGGTCTCTCTGATGGGGAAAGCCGCAGGGCGAATCTGATAGGTTCAATTTTTCTCGACAAAAACTGGAAGGGAAATCGAATCAGCCTTGACCTGAGTACCCTGGGCTATTTCAATGATAATCCGGCCAATATAGATTCCGATTACTTTGATGAAAACGGAGAACCCTTACTCCCGCCTTCTGAAATATTTACCACCGGGAACCGTGGGAAGAGCCTTTCAGATATACACGTGGGGGTAGCCAAAATTGATTATGAGCGGTCTTTTGGCTCATCAGTAAAAGGAGAGTTTGGCGGAAAAATCAGTTTCTCTGACAATAAAAACGACAGCAATATTGAAAGCCTGATAAACGGAAAATGGCAAACAGACACCCGATCCCAAAGTCTTATCCTGAGTAAAGAAAAGATCATGGCTGCTTACAGCCAGTTCAGGTTTAATCTGGGCCAGAAAAACAGTTTGCATGCCGGTCTGAGATATGAGTTTTGGCGAAGGGACATCAATACCGAAAAAGAGCCATTTCGCATCTCTGGCCTCTTTCCCACAGTGCTTTTCACCAGAGGTCTAAAAGAAGGGCAATCCTTTAACATGGGTTACAGCAGGCGAATTACCCGTCCGCTTTACACCGATCTGATTTCCAATCTGTTTTACAACGATCCAACCTTTGTTTTCTCTGGCAACCCCTCTTTGAAGCCAACGCTGACAGACCAGATCAAACTGGACTATAATATCCCCGGGCTGAGTAGCAGTCTGATTTTTCAATACGATAAAAACCCCATTCTCAGGTACCAGATTACTACCAATAAGGAGCAGAACATCGGCATTTCTTCCCCACAAAACCTTGATTACAGTAAAAGTATAACCCTCTTTCTAAATGCCCCTCTCCAGATCACCCACTGGTGGAAAATGTCTGTAAGCAGCACCAGCTCTCTCCGGAATTATCAGATTTCTTATACACCAGTGGTGGCGGCAAAAACCTATTTGTTTCAGTCCTTTAATGTTAGTCAGAATTTTACAGTGCCGGGCGATATAGAACTGGAATTGTCCGGTTGGAGAAACCTGCGTTCCTATGATGGAAGTAACCGCATCGCGGGTTTTGGGGTGGTAAATCTTGGCCTGGCCAAGAAACTCAAAAATGACAAAGGAACCATTGCTTTGAACCTGCCCGATCTGTTCAGAACATTCAAAGTGCATACTTATATTGGAGGAATGACAAATCTTATTTTCGATATTAAAAGTGAATCTGACTGGCGCGACGAAACCGCCTTGTATCAGGTTTTCAGGTTGAGCTATTCGAGAAGTTTTGGCGGCAAAGTGACGCAGCAAAAACGAACCCGGGAAGAGGAGTTAAGGCGGGTGAATAATTGA